The following proteins come from a genomic window of Corallococcus sp. NCRR:
- a CDS encoding FHA domain-containing protein — protein MPTLVVRHPDGTEHEHEIAGELKIGRQQGNDLVLTEGGVSRQHARIYVEGGTVYVEDGGSQNGTFVDGERIEGPTALTPASQVLLGDYELKLKGSARSTSGRRAATPPPGDPATLSDAPVKGTRAMPSIRAKATQNGAAKPEGALAKRPARSTPSRAGAGDAAAGASSGPMLKGMTGPWAGKSYPINGTVLVGRAPPAAVILDDDSVSRKHAEVKREGSAVLARDLGSANGTLLNGELLGEEFVDLQPGDVLQFGVVEMTYEAADTPSRRPGTGAAPARRGGRAAPEADKKRKLLVVAGGVMALLAVAAVVKTSIGAPQKAQKTGPAAPLDPAQQVQEFLSECRSYSSNEMGAPDWGRAEKACEQALDMDPINAEANTLVRRIKLEKEAFDNFEAAKKAIELNREKDALEFLRKIPKESEYFRRARSKAKETAEQFVDRAKFDCNRYLNNSQWGPAVQRCQQYMEVWCQKQSKEDLEPPIGQTLRLEGHLRRNEWRPKDAMFVKFLVARNRVDRNAQPWTCPVSDILQEDGLGVDQASEVRAMFAKRYAPKLVQAAMMDYWAGRGSEAMATLQKLRSKEDQAQFHQLADDLIRDVSNVDQLFKTGESSLSNDDPERAVAPFKDALATDKRIMAELAESHLSFYRKNMFQDLAASAYQRGKHFADREDRRRGCRIWKMGFDFYKGNTNLNRVVAFCSTQAQNALNNVGGCSDFQAVEDYAVPGDGIAEQMASKKAEMKCR, from the coding sequence ATGCCTACCCTGGTCGTCCGTCACCCTGACGGCACTGAGCACGAGCACGAGATCGCGGGCGAGCTGAAGATTGGCCGCCAGCAGGGCAATGACCTGGTCCTCACGGAAGGTGGCGTGTCGCGGCAGCACGCGCGCATCTACGTGGAGGGCGGCACGGTCTACGTCGAGGACGGGGGCAGCCAGAACGGCACCTTCGTGGACGGCGAGCGCATCGAGGGGCCCACGGCGCTGACGCCGGCCTCGCAGGTGCTCTTGGGCGACTATGAGCTGAAGCTCAAGGGCAGCGCCCGGAGCACCAGCGGCCGCCGCGCGGCGACGCCTCCTCCCGGCGACCCGGCGACGCTCTCGGACGCGCCCGTGAAGGGCACGCGCGCCATGCCCAGCATCCGCGCCAAGGCTACGCAGAACGGGGCCGCGAAGCCCGAGGGCGCGCTGGCGAAGCGGCCCGCGCGCTCCACGCCCTCGCGGGCGGGCGCGGGTGACGCGGCGGCGGGCGCGAGCTCCGGTCCGATGCTCAAGGGAATGACGGGCCCGTGGGCGGGCAAGTCCTATCCCATCAACGGCACGGTGCTGGTGGGCCGGGCGCCTCCGGCGGCGGTCATCCTGGATGACGACTCTGTGAGCCGGAAGCACGCGGAGGTGAAGCGCGAGGGCTCCGCCGTGCTCGCGCGCGACCTGGGCAGCGCCAACGGCACGCTGCTCAACGGCGAGCTGCTGGGCGAGGAGTTCGTCGACCTGCAGCCTGGGGACGTCCTCCAGTTCGGCGTGGTGGAGATGACCTACGAGGCCGCGGACACGCCCTCGCGCCGTCCGGGCACGGGCGCGGCGCCGGCCCGTCGTGGCGGCAGGGCCGCGCCCGAGGCCGACAAGAAGCGCAAGCTGCTGGTGGTCGCGGGCGGCGTGATGGCGCTGCTGGCGGTGGCGGCGGTGGTGAAGACCTCCATCGGGGCGCCCCAGAAGGCGCAGAAGACGGGGCCGGCCGCGCCGCTGGATCCCGCGCAGCAGGTGCAGGAGTTCCTCAGCGAGTGCCGCTCCTACTCCTCCAATGAGATGGGGGCTCCCGACTGGGGCCGCGCCGAGAAGGCGTGTGAGCAGGCGCTGGACATGGACCCCATCAACGCCGAGGCGAACACCCTCGTGCGGCGCATCAAGCTGGAGAAGGAGGCCTTCGACAACTTCGAGGCCGCGAAGAAGGCCATCGAGCTCAACCGCGAGAAGGACGCGCTGGAGTTCCTGCGCAAGATTCCGAAGGAGAGCGAGTACTTCCGCCGCGCCCGCTCCAAGGCGAAGGAGACGGCCGAGCAGTTCGTGGACCGCGCGAAGTTCGACTGCAACCGCTACCTGAACAACTCGCAGTGGGGCCCGGCCGTCCAGCGCTGCCAGCAGTACATGGAAGTGTGGTGCCAGAAGCAGAGCAAGGAGGACCTGGAGCCGCCCATCGGTCAGACGCTCCGCCTGGAGGGCCACCTGCGCAGGAACGAGTGGCGCCCCAAGGACGCCATGTTCGTGAAGTTCCTGGTGGCCCGCAACCGCGTGGACCGCAACGCCCAGCCGTGGACCTGCCCCGTGTCCGACATCCTCCAGGAGGACGGGCTGGGCGTGGATCAGGCCAGCGAGGTGCGCGCCATGTTCGCCAAGCGCTACGCCCCGAAGCTCGTCCAGGCGGCGATGATGGACTACTGGGCCGGCCGCGGCAGCGAGGCGATGGCGACGCTGCAGAAGCTGCGCTCGAAGGAGGACCAGGCGCAGTTCCACCAGTTGGCGGACGATCTCATCCGCGACGTGTCCAACGTGGATCAGCTCTTCAAGACGGGTGAGAGCTCGCTCAGCAACGACGACCCCGAGCGCGCGGTGGCGCCGTTCAAGGACGCGCTGGCCACGGACAAGCGCATCATGGCGGAGCTGGCGGAGTCGCACCTGTCCTTCTACCGGAAGAACATGTTCCAGGACCTGGCGGCCTCCGCCTACCAGCGCGGCAAGCACTTCGCCGACCGCGAGGACCGCCGCCGTGGCTGCCGCATCTGGAAGATGGGCTTCGACTTCTACAAGGGCAACACGAACCTGAACCGCGTGGTGGCCTTCTGCTCCACGCAGGCGCAGAACGCGTTGAACAACGTGGGCGGCTGCTCGGACTTCCAGGCGGTGGAGGACTACGCCGTGCCGGGTGACGGCATCGCCGAGCAGATGGCCTCGAAGAAGGCCGAGATGAAGTGCCGCTGA